In Euphorbia lathyris chromosome 2, ddEupLath1.1, whole genome shotgun sequence, the sequence ATTGTTATTTCGAATAAATCTTTTAGACAtaatgtcacgtccgtgtccaaaAGTTTCAATCTTTGTACCCCGATATAGGTTATAATGTATATATCTTTTGAAGTGTTAACTATTTATgattttaagtataatattaggttcaatttaatgtttttaggtgtaaattaaaagttttgggtaCGTTTTATAAAtagtataaattaaaagaacCACAATAATTATTTTTCCCATTTCAAGTTTATACacgtaaaatataattttattaggaATTAAATTTCataatatttaaattagtaTTATTACCAATATAAATGATATTATATACTATTAGTCAAAGGTGATATTATTAAGTGATAATGaagcaaataaaaataaatgtatGGGAAAGGAAAGGTGTCTTACAAGGATGAAGACACAAGAAAGAAACGTGTCAAAAAAATACATGATATGTTATTTTAATGGAAGGAGAGTATATAATTAatcatatacatatacatataagttagaaagaaaaaagaggAGGGAGTGATAccgtagaagaagaaaaaaaaataggagATATCAATTAATGTGAAAAGGGAGTTCAACCAGATAATAGTTTCCGGAGCAAACGGTCTCGTGTGACCAGACTAGCCTAGAAATTATATCGTTCACGAGGTGatattatttaatgtttataagGTAATATGATTTTCTCTTTAATACTATTTTAGTTAGATATTACAATAGACAGTCATTTGGATGGTTACGAAAATATTAGATGCTTAAACGAATATAATTgatgtttaattattaaattgtcACAGTCTGAATTTATATATAGTGAAATATACTAATAATATAGgaaatggaaaataaaatttGGACAGATAGATCCGTAGcagtgtcacgagtctaactgaaccttcggtcAAAATTAATAATATCGGTTTAGTGTTATGTTACAATTCcgataacaaataaaaatagttCGATAAAAGTGTTCGGTTTAAAGTCtagttttatataataattaagtgaCTTTAATTTGTCGAAGTAAAATCAGTATCAAGGACTATACTGATATTGCCAATTAGGGTCGGtatagtaaaatatataattgGTACATGAAATTGaatttaaaattagtttaaATAGACTTATGAAAATATAACGAGTTTGACGGTATATTCGGCTAAAATAACTATTCCGgtgacagataaaaataagtttcagttttaaattatttaagtggCTTTGATTACGttttattaaattgtttaaaactatattgtttaaaatatttatatacttttgattATGATTATTTGAAGAATATTTATTATCGTGGTATTTTGAAAATTGGGTTTTTGACTATTTTATGGAAATtgcttttggattgagaaagctgTTGCagttgttattgttattatttatgtgatttggatcgaaatccaaatatgatttttatgtggtgatattttgaaagatatataaaatggttttgttcatctaggattgcccgaggtatgagttgtaagttgtaagaccatacctaatggcggtatggccagactgcacggctggtagtcctaacgttaggcaaggcgaaATATGAATgtgatatctcgattattgatatgattgatgttatgataagaccatatctaatggcggtatgaccagagtgcacggctggtagtcctaacattaggcaaggaacgagatatctcgattattgatattattgatGTTATAAGaaactacacgggtggaattcgaggatggatacacgtAAATTTTATATTACGCTTTGACaatgtttgatgatttgaaataCAATGTTTTACGAGTGGGTTTACATTGGTTTGTTAAagcaatttatttgattatgagttggtttgataaaaatgTCTATTTGATTacgatttgatttgataaaacgGTTATTTGTTCATGAACTGGTTTTgataaaatgttatttaatgtgattccttTTGATAAAAGGAGagatatatataatgatatagAAGTAAAGTGAAATATACAGTTAAATGACTAGCGTGTCGATCAACGTATAAGAGAACTATCTAAAccaggtagaactacgtggctttgattcccgatttaaagattaaaagatgttcgggatacgtaggaagcttgatagaattatcaagttcaagccaaataattaaataaactttaggtagtccgaataaatttttatctatttgaaTATAGGTTCGGCTTTCAGACTGTTAGGCGTTCgttatcctattttcttttcatgcccgatgccgttttggatcgggtgtgacacataattgatctttaTAAGGTTTGgtatgataattaaataatgagttaaataacaataaaacagtatgtttaaattttctgtcaaataagggtaaaattgatattgctaCGTATATGTAAATTTACACTTCCCTGAGAAACGTTAAGGATAAATTTGCACTTCCCTAGGAAACGTTAGTCATGTCTAGGATTTTTCAAGGATAAGATCCAAAAGCACTTCTAAGATTAATAACCAAtgacaattttacctctaacatctaaaatagtgcaattttatttctaacttTGGCAAATTGTATCACTGGCGTTTGACAAATTGTATCAATTTCatacatcattataaaacacatatattttgttccttattctctACCAGTTGCCTATCTGTTGGTTCTAAACAAAACATTTCAtatctttttgtgatttaataatagaacttatgattaatatttttaaattcgacgaaatatttggattttttttgtccaacttgtacaaaaacacaatataattttttaattaaaaaggttCGCGTCTATGTATTTGGTTacaattagtgataaaatgacgcaaatGGAAGAGTAGATGACACAATTAATGcctaaagattaatatttttaaatttgatgaaatatttggatttttttattcaacttatacaaaaatacaatataatttttttattaaaaagattCGCGTCTATTTATTTGGTTacaattagtgataaaatgacgcaaatGGAAGAGTAGATGACACAATTAATGCCTAAGAGGAcaatttgattaattatttttcaaattgaatttttttgtcaacGTGATAAATTTACTTTTTGCTGCCAACGTTTAGGGATTGCTGATAACTACCAATGTTAGAAATAGTTTTACACCGTATCCTGATATTTAATGCCaataaaaatatcatatataattttttatttcaggGGATCTTAGGTGAACTTTTATAAGTCCTTCCAATCCAATGAAACCACTATTTTGAAATATCTAAAGtactatttttatattaaataatgaataaaaaatatttcaaaaattataaattttggaGTAGAGTTATATACAattgtaaatatgaattattttatctctaataaatttttCAGATAATATGAAGAAAACAATTGGATAAAATTAGGGTATTGGTATTTACCGTTTGGTCCCTTCTTTTCTGGATATTTACAGTTTAGGCCCTCAAAAAAATATCTAAATGTTatcaaaatttattattttttttagtaaaagctTGAAATAAGATGACGAGCATCCAGActcatcccaactaggttggtaTCAGTCATAGGTACTCAACACCCAGTCTCAGGATATTTATTTAAAGTCAAATAAAGAATAATAATGAATGGAAAAATAAAGAATGCCGAAAAGCATTGGACAACATGTTCCAACCTAATCTCAGCTATAAAAAACGTTTATAATAGGTCTTATTAAAATCGTTGAACACATGAGCCACGCAAAAGCTAGGATAGCTAGGTTACCATTGCTCCCTGATCGCATTTGCTCCTGTACGGGATAGACAGTCAACAACTGTATTCCTTTAACGGAAGATATGTGAACCGTGGATCTGATTACGACTTAGAATGTCTAAGCAAAAGAGCCAATCTCCCATAAGCTGTCAGGAAACGTCCCGCCGACGACTACGCAATAGTTGCATTGTGTTACGAGTCAGATCAAAATtcattatttttgtacttttatatataaaaatatataaatgattAAATAGTTGATTAAGAAAAAATTTGAAgactttaaaatatatatatagactgTAACAGATTAAAATACATGATTAATAGATGGTTTATCCTAACAAATTTAATAGGATAtcatttgattttttatattttatttcaataaattagttaaatatatatttttattttaaagtaaaaattatgaaaagaaaatattttttttgaagaatgaaaagaaaatattttttttgaagaacgaaaagaaaataatatttttttttaaatgtcaaaaattaTTCATCCCCAAATTCAGTGGATCCCGCCGTCTGCTGGTCATCTGAAATGCAACACAGATGGTGCTGTCTTCAAAGAGCAACAGTCGGGTGGCCTGGGATGTGTAGTTCGGGACAGCCAGGGTAAGGTAATTGTTGCCTGCAGCTCGAAGGTTATTGGTGTAACGGATTCTCGTGTTGTTGAAATTCTGGCAATCCGGAAAGCATTGGTTTTAGCAGCAAACGAGGGTTGGGAACGAGTTATATTTGAGTCGGATGCGCAAGGAGTGGTCTCTAGTATTCTAAACAACAACGAAGATCTTTCTGACTATGGTTGCATATTACATGATTGTAGGGATATTTTGAGTTCTAGACCGGGTTACTCCGTCTTATTTATACCGCGGTTAGCGAACACAGCTGCTCATGCGATGGCAAGACAGGCTGGTTCCTTAACTAAcgattacatttttttttctgaacCGAGTTGGATCGGTGATGCCATTGTAAGAAACATGTTTTGTGATGTTTAATAAAGTTTATctctgtttcaaaaaaaaaaaaatgtcaaaaattatattttgttttcAAGCTCTTTACGGTATTTTCAATGGATATAGGAAAAACATATTTTGAAGctctaaattttaattaatttatacaaaaacGTCTCTAAGAAATTACTTTACTATATTGAGTCATTTACGCAAAGAATCAATTAATATCAAAATCTAATgatctattagttttattatgttttattgtgtaaaaaataattgtaaatcaatatgtttttttatgagtTTTAATCAGTTTCATCTTTGATGAAACcggattaaatatatataaattaatatgaaACTAAtagaaattattttaaaatattaatgtaaatattttttttgacatATTTTAATCAaagtttaaaattattttaaaatattatcaagtttgatttgatttttattaggttaaagtgtaaaaatacccttaacgttttgggtcagtagcaattttacctctatcgttggaagccaagagcaattttatccctaacgttgataaattgagtcaatttaagaaataattcatcaaactgtcttcttggtcatgaatcttgtcatctacacttcacacgtacatcattttatcagtaacaaatcacaaacatatgttgggatgtggaaaaaaaatatactgccatttgtatgaattagacaaaaaaaattcaaaaaattcaccgaatttataaatattaatctccaattttattattacattacaaaaaacatgaaatctttttttagaacgaattgatatggaATTGGTGCAaagtaagaaataaaaatattttttttgtaatcggAGGAGGGTGAAAACCCAAACAAAACAAGGAAAAGAAACTAATTAACGATCTATCCTATGCTCGGCCAAGCCGATCCTCACAAAGAAGAGCCTGGAGGCCTACAGGAAGcacatcacactcgtgatgaccTAAAGAAAATGATCCTACGAAATTCGTCATCCAGTCAGTAGccatttttgttttataatagtgtctgaaattgacccaaattatcaatgttagagataaaattacaccattttagatgttagaagtaaaattgctcataatccattacgttagggatatttttacaccttaatccATTTTCATTTGgtagttttactttttttttttttttttttttttttttttttttttatgaaattgttttgaaactgtGGCTCTCTATTTTCTTTGAGCCAGAAGCAAACTAGTCTAGCTGATTTGTAGAACTCCCCTCAGAACTGGTTGGGCTCCAGCTCATTTAGCTGAGAGCCAATGAATACCGAAAaaagtattttatttattattattctctttatctttatttttcgtactttataataaaatttattttatcgaGCTAACAGTATGCAAATGGATATTCAAGCTGGTCGCTTCTATGGCTTCTCCTCTTCAACGTTACAATCCTTTTCATCTCCCTTCATTTCTCATCTTTACTCTTACCTCAGACCTTTCTGCTCCCAGAAGAACTCCGGACAACCCAAGCGAAACGGAGACGACGACGACGACAACGACAACGGTATGCGTTTCTATCATTCTCCCGTCTTCATCGATCAGATCCAAACAAATGCCGATACATTATTATATGATTCATTCTTTTTGTTTCAACTTTTATGTTCATCTGATTTGAGAATTGTATTGGAAGCTTGAACTGAGTTCTTATCGTTACATAGTTTTTATTGGAAGCTTGAATGTTATCTCGCCTTTTTCCGATCTATATTTCTTATTACATAGTTTTTCATTGTGTCTGTTCTCCTTTTCAATTCATGTTTCGTTTATTCATTTTATCTTTCAGTGATTAAAATTTCAGCCAACTGTTCGATTATTGGCCTCAAAGAACGATTCTCCAATTGAAACATTGATATGCCTTTTGGTTTTGATTTATCATGAACTGCTAGAAGAACACATTCTAACTCATCCTTGACTCTGTCTATGTTTGTCTTTGCCGGGAAAACTATGATTTCCCGCAAATTGTTTAAGAAGCATATATGTGGAATTTGGGATTAGAATACCATGTATTGAAATCTCAACTATAGATATAATGTATATGTGCTCCTCCCCTTTGAAATAGCCAAACCACTTAAATTCTTGTTATTGTGATTCCAATTTCTAACATTTTGTTCAATTGAATAAACTAGTGTTCTTCCAATTTCTAATAAGTGTTCTTCAGCTAAAAGCAGAACTATGTGAATCCTTGAGATGGAGTACCTTCAATTGAATAAACTAGTGACTGCTTAAGGAAAGAATTTGTTCGattattttcttttcaattgAATAAACTAGTGACTGCTTTGTTTAAAGAGCATTTAAGCCATTTTGGAGGCATGTTTTTACTTGGTTGATTTCTATACGGATCCGACACGATTAACTGTCCAAGGTTGTTTGGATACTAAACTGTCTCTTTCACTTTCTGTCATGAGTAGGTGTTGAAGAATGTGGAATGGCTGGAGCAGTTTCCCTTCAAGGATGAGGATTTCCAGCCGTTTGATGAGTAAACTCGCTTAACTTAATTTAATCAATTCGCTAAATTCTATATTCATTTCCGGGCTTCATGCTACTGATAATTTTTATCACTTCCACTAAATTCCATGTTCATTTCCATGTTTCATGTTACTGGTGTAGTTCAAGCCAGTTTAGTTTGTTTTAGCTACTTCAATCACTTCAAACTTTAAATTGCTTTGTTTCATCTTAACCATATTTCGTCTAAAGTCAAACAATTTATACTTTTAGGACTCCAGACTCGGTGTTCTATGAAGCTCCAAGATTCGTTACACACATTGATGACCCAGCCATTGCGGCTCTTACAAAGTACTACTCAGACATTTTTCCTCCGAACAACATTCCAGGAGTTAGCATCTTAGACATCTGTAGCAGTTGGGTAAGACCTCTGCTAAAATATGTTATTTGTTGAACAATTGTGTTAACAGAACCCtctgatcctggcttttatatGTAGGTCGGCCACTTCCAGTATGAATGAAGAAGAGCTGAAGCGGAATCCAGTAAGATCCTACTTGTTTCGTGTTTAAATCATACAATCCCAGTCCTTAATAGAgcattattttgataatttgatCAATGTTTTCTATGGATTCATACAAGTTTTGAATTGGGTTATTGTCTGTGTAGGTGCTGACAGAGTACATTTTTCAGGATTTAAATGTGAACCCAAATTTCATTGGAAGACAATTCTTTTGCTGTCAGAACTAATGTGGTAAGTGCATTTCCCTTCGTCTCTTCATTTTTTCATTGTTTGGGAACAAGTATAATTGTAGAAGATAATTATGATAGGTAAAGTATAATGTGATAACATAGTTAAAACAAAAGATTACACCCAGGTAATACATAACGGAACAGTAATTAAACCAATATTGAGATACCATACACTCTAATTCCTAAACTTTTTGTCGACAAAGCGGGCACGAATTCTTTGTTTTCAACCATTGGAAGATgcattttttatgaaaaatgtgAAGGCACGGCATCTTAATCAGTTCAGTCCTCTCCCTGTAACTCTCCCAACAAATTGAACACTCTTCGTCTTCTCCAGCCCCGTTGTTGTGGTACTGAAAACAGCCTTTCTTCATCAACATGTTCATAGCTAATTTGGACGCTCCTGTTCCACCACTGTCGACTCTAGATTCTCCGACATCGCCATCCACCGTCTGCCTCACCCTCGGCTGATTGAGCAAATTGTGTTCAACATTGCCATCCAGTATCAGCACATCGCCATCCACCGTCTGCCTCACCCTCGGCTGATGGAGCAAATTGTGTTCAACATTGCCATCCAGTATCAGCACATCGCCATCCACCGTCTGCCTCACCCTCGGCTGATGGATCAAATCGTGTTCAACATTCCCATCCAGTATCAGCACATCGACAATTTCGACATCTGCCGTGGCTTGACAGAAATTACGAAACAAGGTGGATTTAAGAGAATTAGCGATAGTTCTAGACAAGTTAAGTCGTGATGTGTGGTTGAGATTAGGGGGATTGAAGAAATTAAGGTAATTGTGGAGATAACTACAGAGCAAAGAAGGGTCTGGATGAGCGATTAACCTAGGATGGATTGAGCATGGAAAACAAGAGGAAGTTGGAGGATTCTGCGGCGGGTAAGAAGCAATTAGAACTTGGCTTCCTTGAACATCTCTGATGTAATGGAAACGAAACTTTAGACAGAAGAATATGGATTGTGAATGTTGCATATTGTAGTATGAATGTGGCGTATCATAAGACATCTTAACATTGATTTCACTAGGCATTCTGATTAATTTTCTCAACTTAAGTTTGATCGATGGCTTTGAGTTTAGTTAATTTATAGATAGAGTTTTTCAATTCCCaaattaggagaaaaaatccttCTGCGATTAGGCATAAATATTTGACGCGCAATAATAATAAGGAAATCCGTAAGAATCGCAAAACCAAATTGCAATAATAATAAGGAAATCAGTAAGAATACTCAAAAAAACCAATCCGAGAACTCCATCCAGGAGTTTCCTATTGTCTTCAAACAACTTCGAAGAAGGTTCTGTGTACTTTCCTATTGTTTTTCTGAAATAAACTACTAAAATAGTTggaaattacacccatggccactga encodes:
- the LOC136220207 gene encoding uncharacterized protein isoform X2; the encoded protein is MASPLQRYNPFHLPSFLIFTLTSDLSAPRRTPDNPSETETTTTTTTTVLKNVEWLEQFPFKDEDFQPFDETPDSVFYEAPRFVTHIDDPAIAALTKYYSDIFPPNNIPGVSILDICSSWVGHFQYE